One segment of Gordonia terrae DNA contains the following:
- the madC gene encoding MadC family VWA domain-containing protein, with protein sequence MTPMSVVASRRADPLDLLAVTFGRVLRSSGVAASPAEVIEIRRTLSMVGAAEPVVLRAALQSVCVKYGYETAGFERAFALFFLGADPDQPDEDDLPRARGVAADLPDDVVWDDEFEGAARQIGADEHTDEIGHLMADDPDAAHRDAESAHREENDFSVSAGAEQLGVDPDGGTTGGGVTYTVEVDTADSATVGELTGSAARVSSRPLGLTGAHAILAALDAYDPRKAYGADGNEDLGEARRAELERALGAFVDALVSRLDADGGVEAVSGSDRPAEGYVDQAEIDRACHRLIQRMRGAPRRVVRPVDRGALDIRATMRAAVATDGVPAELWRRRRRPGPVRMLVLVDVSLSVRPVTGFILRLAQTLHRFGDRCEVVAFVDRPVRVTTALRTAAADSALAAVLAADGLDLAATSDYGRMFGELLGDFGDLISRRTSVLVVGDARSNGLDPRVDLVAEVGRRSHRIAWITPEPERYWSQSGCAMADYAEHCSGVVSVRDGAEMLARCDELGAALR encoded by the coding sequence ATGACCCCGATGTCGGTCGTCGCGTCGAGGCGTGCCGACCCGCTCGACCTGCTCGCGGTCACGTTCGGACGGGTCCTGCGGAGCTCGGGGGTCGCGGCCTCGCCCGCCGAGGTCATCGAGATCCGCCGGACCCTGTCGATGGTCGGTGCCGCCGAGCCGGTGGTCCTGCGTGCGGCGCTACAGAGCGTGTGCGTGAAATACGGTTATGAGACAGCGGGTTTCGAGCGTGCCTTCGCACTGTTCTTCCTCGGCGCCGACCCCGATCAGCCGGATGAGGACGACCTTCCCCGGGCCCGTGGCGTCGCGGCTGATCTGCCCGACGACGTGGTCTGGGACGACGAGTTCGAGGGCGCTGCCCGCCAGATAGGAGCCGACGAACACACCGATGAGATCGGCCACTTGATGGCCGATGATCCCGATGCCGCGCACCGTGACGCCGAGAGCGCTCACCGGGAGGAGAACGACTTCAGCGTGTCGGCCGGCGCCGAACAGCTCGGCGTCGACCCGGACGGCGGCACGACCGGCGGGGGAGTGACGTACACGGTCGAGGTCGACACCGCCGACTCGGCGACCGTCGGCGAGCTGACCGGATCGGCGGCCCGGGTCTCGAGCCGGCCGCTCGGGCTGACCGGCGCCCACGCCATCCTCGCTGCGCTCGACGCCTACGATCCGCGCAAGGCATACGGCGCCGACGGAAACGAGGATCTCGGCGAGGCCCGGCGGGCCGAACTCGAACGCGCACTCGGTGCTTTTGTCGATGCGCTGGTCTCCCGGCTGGACGCCGACGGCGGCGTCGAGGCGGTGTCCGGGTCCGACCGGCCGGCCGAGGGGTACGTCGACCAGGCCGAGATCGATCGCGCCTGCCACCGGCTGATCCAGCGCATGCGCGGTGCACCGCGTCGGGTGGTCCGCCCGGTCGACCGCGGTGCCCTCGACATCCGCGCGACCATGCGCGCGGCGGTCGCGACCGACGGCGTGCCCGCCGAACTGTGGCGGCGCCGCAGGCGGCCCGGTCCGGTCCGGATGCTGGTACTCGTCGACGTCTCGCTGTCGGTCCGCCCGGTCACCGGGTTCATCCTGCGTCTGGCACAGACACTGCACCGCTTCGGCGACCGATGTGAGGTCGTCGCGTTCGTCGATCGGCCGGTGCGCGTCACGACCGCCCTCCGAACCGCGGCGGCCGACTCGGCTCTCGCGGCGGTGCTTGCCGCCGACGGTCTGGATCTCGCCGCGACGAGCGACTACGGGCGGATGTTCGGCGAGTTGCTGGGCGATTTCGGGGACCTGATCAGCAGGCGGACGTCGGTGCTCGTCGTCGGGGACGCGCGTAGCAACGGACTCGATCCGCGTGTCGACCTCGTCGCCGAAGTCGGCCGCCGGTCGCATCGGATCGCCTGGATCACACCGGAACCCGAACGGTACTGGTCGCAATCCGGCTGCGCGATGGCCGACTACGCCGAACACTGCAGTGGTGTCGTCAGCGTGCGAGACGGTGCCGAGATGCTCGCGCGCTGCGACGAGTTGGGTGCGGCGCTCAGATGA
- a CDS encoding MadB family AAA-type ATPase → MTHVCAPRETPEDITRDTPDSRSFPSVEELTDALVGQGYLIGPELAVVVHLATLLDRPLLLEGPAGVGKTELAKALAAASGRELVRLQCYEGLDESRALYEWDYARQLLHVQMLRDRISVELAAETTLSAASSALARAEVGVYTEDFLVARPLMAAITSPSPTVLLVDEIDRTDEAMEAVMLEVLAERQVTVPELGTFTARSSPWVILTSNDTRELSPALKRRCLHFQVDYPDPQTERDIVAVRAPDVEEAIIGEVVDLARRLRDLPLRKSPSIAEVIDAARAASYLGARDGQPGRPIGADDHSALLALLVKFGSDGEIARRALSVGADAGGSTAVGLPVGVDGTTPGGSVTARAFGAGRARSAGSRPGR, encoded by the coding sequence ATGACGCACGTCTGCGCACCTCGGGAAACGCCCGAGGACATCACCCGGGACACCCCGGACAGCCGTTCCTTCCCGTCCGTGGAGGAGCTGACCGACGCGCTGGTTGGGCAGGGCTATCTGATCGGTCCGGAACTGGCGGTCGTCGTCCATCTCGCGACACTCCTCGACCGGCCCCTCCTGCTGGAGGGGCCGGCCGGGGTCGGCAAGACGGAGCTGGCGAAAGCGCTGGCGGCGGCGTCGGGGCGCGAGCTCGTCCGGCTGCAGTGTTATGAGGGTCTCGACGAGTCGCGCGCCCTCTACGAATGGGATTACGCGCGACAGCTTCTCCATGTGCAGATGCTGCGCGATCGGATCAGTGTCGAACTCGCTGCCGAGACGACCCTCTCGGCCGCGAGTTCGGCGCTGGCGCGCGCCGAGGTCGGCGTCTACACCGAGGACTTCCTGGTGGCTCGGCCGCTGATGGCGGCCATCACGTCGCCGTCGCCGACGGTCCTGCTCGTCGACGAGATCGACCGCACCGACGAGGCGATGGAGGCGGTCATGCTCGAGGTCCTCGCCGAGCGTCAGGTGACCGTCCCCGAACTCGGGACGTTCACCGCCCGATCGTCGCCGTGGGTCATCCTGACCTCCAACGACACCCGCGAACTCTCGCCGGCGCTCAAGCGTCGCTGCCTGCACTTCCAGGTCGACTACCCGGACCCGCAGACCGAGCGGGACATCGTCGCGGTCCGTGCGCCCGACGTCGAGGAAGCGATCATCGGTGAGGTGGTCGATCTCGCGCGTCGTCTCCGGGACCTCCCGTTGCGCAAGAGTCCGTCCATCGCAGAGGTGATCGACGCGGCGCGAGCCGCCTCCTACCTCGGCGCACGCGACGGGCAACCGGGAAGGCCGATCGGCGCGGATGACCACAGTGCTCTGCTCGCCCTGCTCGTGAAGTTCGGCTCCGACGGTGAGATCGCCCGGCGCGCACTGTCCGTCGGCGCCGACGCCGGTGGGTCAACGGCGGTCGGGTTGCCCGTCGGGGTCGACGGGACGACGCCCGGCGGGTCGGTGACCGCCCGTGCGTTCGGTGCCGGGCGTGCCCGCAGTGCGGGTAGCCGCCCGGGCCGATGA